One Prevotella melaninogenica DNA window includes the following coding sequences:
- the rpiB gene encoding ribose 5-phosphate isomerase B, which produces MEIKTVGVACDHAGYPLKQFVIQYLEEHKYAYKDFGCNSDLSCDYPDYAHPLAEAIESGEVYPGIAICGSGEGMAIALNKHQGVRAGLVWNKDVAELTRQHNDANVAVLPGRFIDNKTAEKILDAFFKASFEGGRHERRVKKIPVQQG; this is translated from the coding sequence ATGGAAATTAAGACAGTAGGAGTTGCCTGCGACCACGCGGGCTATCCATTAAAGCAGTTCGTTATCCAGTATTTGGAAGAGCACAAGTATGCATATAAGGACTTTGGCTGTAATAGCGATTTAAGTTGCGACTATCCTGACTATGCTCACCCATTGGCTGAAGCCATTGAGAGTGGTGAAGTTTATCCTGGTATCGCTATCTGTGGTAGCGGTGAGGGTATGGCAATTGCACTTAACAAGCACCAAGGTGTACGCGCAGGTTTGGTATGGAACAAGGACGTTGCAGAGTTGACTCGTCAACATAATGATGCAAATGTTGCTGTACTTCCTGGCAGATTTATCGATAATAAGACAGCAGAAAAGATTCTCGATGCGTTCTTCAAAGCAAGCTTCGAGGGTGGCAGACACGAGCGTCGTGTTAAGAAGATTCCTGTTCAACAGGGCTAA
- a CDS encoding transketolase family protein, producing MNDKHLMDQAADNIRILAVSMVEKAKSGHPGGAMGGADFINVLFSEFLVFDPDQPEWAGRDRFYLDPGHMSPMLYAALTLQRKFTIDDIKQFRQWGSITPGHPERDIAHGIENSSGPLGQGHAYAAGAAVAEKFLEARLGHTMMQHKIYAFISDGGVQEGISAEVGRLAGNLGLNNLIMFYDANNIQLSTECEVVMDEDTGMKYRAWGWNVLEIDGNNPDAIREALVAANKEESRPTLIIGRTIMAKGALQADGSSYENSIKTHGAPLGGDAYRNTVKNLGGDLEDPFKIFPEVQKLYDDRAAELRKIVAERHAAEAQWGKENPEKAAQMREWFSGKAPKIDWSGLVQKRDIPTRNGSAACLGVIAEQVPNMIVSSADLSNSDKTDGFLNKTHALTRDDFSGAFFQAGVSELAMACMCIGMMLHGGVITAMGTFFVFSDYMKPAIRMAALMQTPVKFVWSHDAFRVGEDGPTHEPVEQEAQIRLMEKLQNHAGQDSVRVLRPADSDAATVCWQMAMENMDTPTALIFSRQNVKSLPEGTDYQQTRKGAYIVTGSDEQFDVILVASGSEVSTCVAGAELLRKDGVKVRVVSAPSEGLFRRQSKEYQEQILPREAKIFGLTAGLPVTIEGLVGANGKVFGLNSFGFSAPYTVLDEKLGFTPENVYKQVKAFLA from the coding sequence ATGAATGACAAGCATTTGATGGACCAAGCAGCGGATAACATCAGAATTCTCGCAGTGTCAATGGTTGAAAAAGCTAAATCAGGACACCCTGGTGGCGCTATGGGCGGTGCCGACTTTATCAACGTTCTCTTCTCTGAATTTCTCGTCTTTGACCCAGATCAGCCTGAGTGGGCAGGACGTGACCGATTCTATCTCGACCCAGGTCACATGTCACCAATGCTCTATGCAGCGTTAACACTCCAGAGAAAGTTCACAATTGACGATATAAAGCAATTCCGTCAGTGGGGTTCAATCACACCAGGTCATCCAGAGAGGGATATCGCACATGGCATAGAGAACTCTTCTGGTCCACTTGGACAAGGCCATGCCTACGCTGCCGGTGCAGCAGTTGCTGAGAAATTCCTTGAAGCACGACTTGGTCATACCATGATGCAACACAAGATTTATGCCTTTATCTCTGACGGTGGTGTCCAAGAAGGTATTAGTGCAGAGGTAGGACGATTGGCAGGAAACTTAGGACTCAACAATCTTATTATGTTCTATGACGCTAATAACATTCAGCTTTCTACTGAGTGTGAAGTGGTTATGGACGAAGATACTGGCATGAAATATCGTGCTTGGGGTTGGAATGTGTTGGAGATTGATGGCAATAATCCAGACGCTATCCGTGAAGCACTTGTAGCTGCTAACAAGGAAGAAAGCCGCCCTACGCTTATCATCGGTAGGACTATTATGGCGAAAGGAGCATTGCAGGCTGACGGTAGTAGCTACGAAAACAGCATTAAAACACATGGCGCACCATTGGGTGGTGATGCCTATAGAAATACAGTAAAGAATCTTGGTGGTGACTTAGAAGACCCATTCAAGATTTTCCCAGAGGTTCAGAAGCTTTATGATGACCGTGCAGCAGAACTCAGAAAGATTGTTGCTGAGCGTCATGCAGCTGAAGCACAATGGGGAAAAGAGAATCCTGAGAAGGCAGCACAGATGCGTGAGTGGTTCTCTGGCAAGGCTCCAAAGATTGACTGGAGTGGCCTTGTACAGAAGCGCGACATTCCTACACGTAATGGTTCTGCAGCTTGTCTCGGTGTTATCGCAGAGCAAGTTCCTAACATGATTGTATCATCAGCCGACCTCAGCAACTCTGATAAGACAGATGGATTCCTTAACAAGACACACGCACTCACACGTGATGACTTCAGCGGAGCCTTCTTCCAGGCTGGTGTTAGCGAGTTGGCAATGGCATGTATGTGTATCGGTATGATGCTTCATGGTGGTGTCATCACTGCTATGGGAACCTTCTTCGTGTTCTCAGACTATATGAAACCGGCTATTCGTATGGCTGCTCTCATGCAGACTCCAGTTAAGTTTGTATGGAGTCATGACGCTTTCCGCGTTGGTGAGGATGGTCCTACACACGAGCCAGTAGAGCAAGAAGCACAGATTCGATTGATGGAGAAGTTGCAAAACCACGCTGGACAAGACTCTGTTCGTGTGCTTCGTCCTGCCGATAGTGATGCTGCAACCGTTTGCTGGCAGATGGCTATGGAGAACATGGATACGCCAACAGCACTCATCTTCTCACGTCAGAATGTGAAGAGTCTACCAGAGGGAACAGACTATCAGCAGACTCGTAAGGGTGCATACATCGTAACAGGCTCTGACGAGCAGTTTGATGTTATCCTCGTTGCAAGTGGTTCTGAGGTTTCTACCTGCGTTGCTGGAGCTGAGTTGTTGCGTAAGGACGGAGTGAAGGTACGTGTTGTAAGCGCACCATCAGAGGGTCTCTTCCGCCGTCAGAGTAAGGAGTATCAGGAGCAGATTCTGCCAAGAGAAGCTAAGATTTTCGGTCTAACAGCAGGTTTGCCAGTGACTATCGAGGGCTTAGTTGGTGCCAATGGAAAGGTATTCGGTCTTAACAGCTTCGGTTTCTCAGCACCTTACACAGTCTTGGATGAGAAGTTAGGCTTCACTCCAGAGAATGTATATAAGCAAGTAAAAGCATTTTTAGCATAA